In the genome of Cervus elaphus chromosome 5, mCerEla1.1, whole genome shotgun sequence, the window GGAGCCAGTCCAGGACTGGGGGCTGatgctggggctggggggcaaGATGGGGGATCTGGGGAAGCAGCAATTAGACAAGACGCCCAAAAGCCTCCATGAGTTGGGTCCTGGCGAGAGCTGAGGAGGAAATGAGTCCAGAGAATTCTTTTGATCCCATGGCTGCCAGGAGCCCAAGGGTAGATGGCGGATCGGGAGGCAGGAGCAGTCTCTGTTTCGGGTTTCAGAGGGTGTTTTCTGAACCCCACATCGGGGCACATGCTGGTCTGATGAACTCCAGGACAGGTACAACAAGGCCTGTCCTGAGCACAGTgctcctggggggggggggggactgaaGTTGCTCCTTGTTTTGTTCTTTAGAaaactgggggacttccctggtggtccggtggttaagaatctgcctgccagtgcagggaacatgtGTTTGATTcatggtccaggaagataccatctgccaaggagcaactaagcctgtgagccacaactactgaagcctgcaactgccctagagcccaggctcctcaacgagaagccactgcagtgagaagcccacacaccacaactggagagtagcccgcacgcagcaacgaagacccagcgcagcccaaaatccaaataaattaaaaataaaaatgaaattacagtAAAATACACACAGCATCAAACTTACCATTTCAACCAAGTGTACAATTCAGCATATTAAAGACACTCATGATGTTATAAAACCATTGTCACCATCcagctccagaactttttcatctctcTGATGAAACCCCAGACCCCCAACTCTCCTTCCCGCCAGCCACCACCACCTGCTTTCTGTCTTGATGATCTGcctgttctggatatttcataaaaGTGGAGTTGTGCAGGATCTGTCctcctgtgtctggcttctttcccttgCTTAATGTTCTCAAGGTCCGTCTACATCGTAGCGTGATCAGAACTTCATCCCTTTGTAGGGCAGAATGATGCTGCATCTTACGGGGGCACCACACTTTCTTTAGCCATCCATCAGCTGAAGGATGTCTGGTTCTTTTCATCTACTCCAAGTCATTATGAAGAGTGCTGCTACAAACATTCAAGCACAATTTTTTGTTTGAACAGCTGTTTTCCGTTCTTTGGGGTATAcgccaggagtggaactgctgggtcttgtgataaatttctgtttataatCTACCATAGAACCACCAAGTGTCTTCTACAGCGGCTGTACCATTTACAGTATCCTCACCAGCAACGTATGAGAATCCTAATTTCTCCACATACATGCCAAAATCTGGtgggtttttttccatttttaaattactttttattttatttatttatttattttttggctgctctgcacAGATCTTGATCCTCAGTCAAGGACTGaaactgcaccccctgcagtggaagcctggagtttcaaccactggaccgccaggcaaGTCCCCAAAACTTGCTATtatctgttttgttatttttataacagCTACGCCCAGTAAGCATTTTAGTCTTTGGTTTTATAAGACCCAGGACTCTACCTGAGGTAGAGTCTAGCTAAATATCAGTagctggggtgggaagggggtgctggggatggggtggggggcctTCGGAGAGATTTCTATTATCACAGCCCTGCTTTACCAAGCATCTGGGTGCTCAGATGCAGAGAGGTGAACCCAGTCTAGACACTGCTCCACTCATAAGAACTACACAAGCCGATTGTCCCTTGCCTATCAGCCCCTGACTGGTATATCTGTCCTCTCTCTGCAAAGGGAGCCCAGGGAGGGGCAGCTGGCAGCTTCCTCCACTGGCCCTGACACTTCACCTTCACTGGCTGGGGATCTGCTCAGCAGTCAGTTGTCTCTGTTCCCTAAAGTGTTTCTGACAGTTAATTTGTCATTGTAATTACTATTTGTAATCTAATTAAATGTTATATGAATGGATGAAACAGAAATGCACAAACAAGCAGGGTTGTTATTTCTTACAAAAACGCAGTTGATGCTTTGAAAGACACAATCTGAATCATACAGAATATCTGACACCTGTCAAGTCAGGTGTGGGTGAGACAAATGTCACCCACTGGGTGGGAGGGGACTGTCAGAGTCCAAAAGGTTCTGCTCATCAACCTCTTGGCAAAGGTCCCTTAAGCTCACCCTCCACAAGGCACCCAAAGCTGGGTGTTGGAGATTTGCCGTCCCACTGATGTGGAGTTCATGAGGTGTGTGCATACCAAGtcgcttcattcgtgtccgaccctttgcgaccccatggactgcagcccgccaggctcctctgtccaggggagtctccaggcaagagtactggagtgggttaccatcctctcctccagggaatgagGAAAGTAAggcttgggaattccctggtgatccagtggttaggactccgcactttcactgtcatggggatgggttcaatccctggtcagggaactaatatctcaGAAGCCACgaggcatgaccaaaaaaaaacagaaaagaaaagataatctGAATTGTGGTCACGACATGTTAAGGATGGGCCTCTGGTCTCCTGGATGTTGTGGTGGTGCTGTCCTTGGAGGCAGGCCTGAAGGTCAAGAATGGGCAGTGTGGAAGGCCTTGGGGCAGAGATTAGAGTTGCAGTCAAGCAGTCAGGGAGCCGGGCTGACCCTGGGCAGTTCCCAGCACAGGGCAATACCTAAGCGACATGTGTCTAGAGTGAGAGCTGGATCTGGGGGCTGGGATTAGGGCCTACGGGGTGGGTTTTTCTGAGCCTCACTGTACTCATCCACAAAGTGGATGTATTTGGGTAAGGTTCagccaaactgtggtgctggagaagactcttgggagtcccttggacagcaaagagatcaaaccagtcaatcttaaaggaaatcaaccctgaatattcattggaaggactggtgctaaagctgaagctccagtactttggccacctgatgcaaagagccaactcattggaaaagacccttgatgctgggaaagattgagggcaggaggagaaggggacgacagaggatgagatggctggatggcatcactgactcaatggacatgagtttgagcaaactccaggagatggtgaaggacagggaaggctggcgcattgcagtccctggggtcgcaaagagtcacacaccatttaccgactgaacaacaaagctgCTGTAACAGACTCACAAGAAGCCTGTGGCTTAAGGAAGATAATATACGTTAACAGTCCACGATGAGTACCCCGTACTCCATGCAAGCATCCGGGGACCTGGTTCCTTCACTCCCTTTCTCCCCATCTCTTAGGACATCGCCCCCCCTCTCCACAGATGATGGCCTGTCCATGAGTGActtgtgagaaaaagaaagagaaggacaagGAGACCCATGGTCTCTGTCCAGGTTCCTGAGGGACTCACTTCATTTCTGCTCAATTCCAATGGCGAGAAATGGCCACGTGGCCTTTCCTAAATCCTGGTCACTCTGGGAACGAAGTTCCGGTCACGCGCCTGTGCAAAGGGGCATCATTTGAAGGAGGGCTCACAGCCTCGCGCTGGATGGGTGTAGTAATACCCTCTTGCAGGAGGCTGCGATTGCAGAAAAAGTACCTGGCACTCAGGAAGAGCTGGATAAAAATGTACATCGCTGAGCTCAGGGATCCCAGGAGCCCAGGAAACCGTCTGGTCTAATATCCTCATTTCTCGAAGTTACAGAAATAGGCAGAGAGGGCCAGGCACCTGCCCCATCTGTAAAGGGCAAGGTTGGTCCCAAATCCTGCCTGGGATCCTCAAGCCCATCTCCCCCACCTCTTGTTTCAAATGACCTGGTCCAGTTCCTCCTAGGCAGATGACCTCTCCACCTGGAGGCAGGGATGGGGGACAGGATCCCCAGAGGCTGCCCAGCTTTGTGACTAGGTAGGTGTGGCCCTGGTTTCCTGGACTGTCGGCCAAGCAGCCGCTCTGTGACAGCGGGCCACACCCAGCCCTGGGAGGGGTCAGGGGACCGTGGGCAGCTGCCACACTGGGACGCAGAGGTAGGTGCCTGAGGAGGATGGCGTGCCTGggtttcctcctctttttcctcctcctcttcctcctggccaGCACCGCGGCCCAGGGGGAGTACGGCGTGGTCCACGTGGTGTCGGACAACTGGAGCAAGGACTACTGCATCCTCTTCCGCTCCGACTACGTCACCCTGCCCCGGGACCTGCAGCACGCCCCGCTCCTGCCCCTGCACGACGGCACGGGCACGCCCTGGTGCCCAGGCCAGGACTCCTCCCACCAGGCCCACCCCGACAGCTCCGCCAGCCAGCGGCCCCTCCATCGGACCACCGCCATGGTCATGAGGGGCAACTGCAGCTTCTACGACAAAGGCTGGCTGGCTCAGGGCCGAGGCGCCCACGGGTTGCTCATCGTGAGCCGGGTCAGCGGCCAACAGTGCTCAGACATCACCCCGGTGGCCCAGAACCCCCGCAAGCCCCTCCCAGACCTCACCATCCCCGTGGCCGTGCTCCGCTACACCGACATGCTGGACATCCTCAGCCACACCCACGGAGGCAACGGGGTCCACGTGGCCTTGTACGCCCCCCCGGAGCCCATCCTCGACTACAACATGGTGGTCATCTTCCTCCTGGCCGTGGGCACCGTGGCCGTGGGCGGCTACTGGGCCGGCGTGACTGAGGCTGAAAGGCTGCAGCGGCGCCGGGCGCGAGGGGGCGGGGGGCCCGGCGGTCACCCTCCGCAGGGAGCCCTGGCGGCCCGGCGGGGGCCTGAAGACGACGACGAGGATGCGCCGGTGGACTTCACGCCGGCCATGACGGGCGCGGTGGTCACCATGTCCTGCTCCATCATGCTGCTGCTCTATTTCTTCTACGACTGCTTTGTCTACGTCATGATCGCCATCTTCGGGCTGGGCGCGGGCACCGGCCTCTACAGCTGCTTGGTGCCCGTGGTGCGCCACCTGCCCGTGTGGCGGGACCAGCGGCCCCGGCCCGGCCGCCGGGCCCGCCTGCAGCTGCCCCTGCTGCTCCTGGCTGGCCTGTGCCTGGTGGTGACGGCCCTCTGGGTCGCCTACCGGAACGAGGACCGCTGGGCGTGGCTGCTGCAGGACACGCTGGGCGTGGCCTACTGCCTCTTCGTCCTGCGGCGCATGCGCCTGCCCACCCTCCAGAGCTGCGCCTCCTTCCTGCTGGCCCTGCTAGTCTTCGACGTCTTCTTCGTCTTCATCACACCCCTGCTCACCAGGACCGGCGAGAGCATCATGGTTGGGGTGGCCTCGGGCCCGGCAGATTCCTTGAGCCATGAGAGGCTGCCCATGGTCCTCAAGGTGCCCCGGCTGAGCTTCTCGGCCTTGACCCTGTGTGACCAGCCCTTCTCCATCCTCGGCTTCGGCGACATCGTGGTCCCCGGCTTCCTGGTGGCCTACTGTCACCGCTTTGATGTGCAGATCCGCTCGCGGCAGGTCTACTTCGCGGCCTGCACAGCAGCCTACGCTGCGGGCCTGCTGGTCACCTTCTTGGCCATGGCCTTCATGCAGATGGGCCAGCCTGCCCTACTATACTTGGTGTCTAGCACCCTACTCACCAGCCTGGCCGTGGCCGCCTGCCGCCAAGAGCTCGCCCTCTTCTGGACAGGCCAGGTGAGAGCCAAGGCCCTCACCCGGCCTGTGCCAGGGTTCTGCAGTGCCCCTTCCGTTGGTTCTGAGCAGAAGTGGGAGCATGCAGCAGACACCCACAGAGTCTGGGAGTTCGAGGGGGCCACCATCTCTACCCTGGCAGGAGACTTAGACAGCAGCCTTGGGGAGGGCACGGCTGAGACTGTCACCATATCTGAGGATGAAGCCACCAGCCCAGAAGGCCACAGTGACAGCTCTGAGGGTTGGAGCGATGCCAACCTGGAGCCCAATGACCTGTCGAGTACCCCTTCTGGGGCCTCAGAGGAGCTCTTACCACTGATGCCAACAGCTATGCTGATACCGCTCAGGCCGCCGCCCTCGGAGCTGGGCCACatccaggcccaggcccaggcccacgCCCACGAGGCCAGCCTGCCCTGGACTGGCCTCCACAAGAGGAATGGCCTTAAGGTAAAGAAGAGCATGTCGACCCAAGCTCCCTTGTGAACCAGGAGCCCTGGGACATGTGCCTCTAGACTATCACAGAGCAAAGCCACGTGTGACAAAAATAAATTGGGGCATTAAAGATATTCTGTATCTACCCCACGGAGCCTCTTTGTTTGGTAGGACTGTAAGGAAGCAGTGACCATGGAATCAGTTAATGTAGAGCCTGCAGGGTCCTTGGGACAGACCACATCTGTCTGTCCCTGCAGCCTAACCCCAACCTCATTGCCCATCTTTTTCTCATGCTCACGTCCAATCAAACCATTACTGTTCCTTGATTATGCCATGTCCTCTCCTTGtctctttgcacatgctgtttcctctAGCTGAGAAACCCTTCCCACCCCAGACAGAAATGCTGAAGCCCAGATGAAACATTTCTAAGCAGCCTTCCAGCGTCAGCTCACATCCACCCTTCCTGCTAAGCATTCTTGCTCTATAAGCATCCTGGACAGCAGCATCACACCCAGTGTGTGTCTGCTGTCATCCACCTGTTGCATTCACAGAAATCAAGTATGCAGCTGCTGTGTACCCCACCCTGTTGGTGGGCACAGAGGGAGTCTGCTATCCAGCTGGGGGAAGGGTGGTGGGGGATGGAGAACAGATAAGAAACAACTTTAGAATCATCTCAAAATGGGGATGGAGAGGTTGGAGCCGGAGTGAAAGAATTTAGGAGACCACGGCTCTAGTTCCCCCACTTCCTTCACTGACCTTGGATAATGAACTGGTCTCTTAAACCCTTTGGGGCTTAGGAGTCTCATCCTCAACATGAGACTTATAATACCGTGTCTATCTGGAGGCAGGAGCATGGACAAGATGACCTCTTGAGGACCCCACAATTCCTTAAGCTTTAGAGTATGTTTAAATGTTGCTTAAGCAGAGGAAACAAACTCTGAGGTGAGGGAAGTCTTGCGGAGGAGTCTATATGGGAAGGGTAGTGTGGGAAAAGGCAGTGGTTAGAGTTCGGGAGCCAGCAGCCTACCAGAAATTCCCCTGATCTGTGTCACTGAGCAAGTGATTTAAACTCatggtgcctcagtttcttcacctgttgAATGGGATAATAATAGGACCTACCATGGTTTGGGGGAAGTCTGACTGCATTGGCTTACATAAGAGCACTAATGCAGTGCATGTAGGGAGAGTGATGTACATGTTAACTCTTTTTATATTATGCCCTTTTGTGAAAGTAGCGGAAACAGTCAAACCCAACTCCTACAAGCCTTTGAATTCTGGTGTCAATTTCCTCCCCTCCACACCCAGCATGCCTGCCCCGACCACCACCAGGGTGCACACACCAGCCTCCACCACACacatcttccttctctccccaggACCTTCCCACCTGCTGGGTCCTCTACATGCACCTTTCtactcctccctcccccagaatCAAGTCTAACCAGCTTCTTGTCCTTCCAGCCCCAGCCTCAGGGAGGCCTTCCTTGAtgacctttctttaaaaaaaaaaaaaaaatttttttaatatttatttatttatccggctgtactgggtcttagttgcaacatgtggaatctagttccctgacgaggaaTCGAACCCCCAGGTCCCGTGcattaggagctcagagtcttagccactggatcaccagggagatCCCTAATGACCTTTCCTAAAGCATACGCCGGCCCTAATCACATCACCCTATACCCGGTTCATGAGTTTTCTTGTCTATCCCAGTCACATCAACTTGGTGAGGGCGGGGGCCTTCTGCCTTATTCATCTGTGTGGAACAGGGGCTTATATGTAGCACATGCTTGATTTATGTTTGttggaggaatgaatgaataaatcattgAATGGATGAATCAGTGACTCCTGGGCAAAGCCTGGCCATTGCCTGCAGTTTTGACCCAGACAATGAAGTGAATCTGTGCAAGCGAGGCAGCCCTCCTGGGAATCCTCACCCTGGGAATCCTCACCCAGTCCAGGTTGTCATCCAGGCCATCCCCTTCTGCAACCGCAAGAGTGTGAGCCGAGATGGGTGTGTTCTCAACCCACCTCACTTAGTTCTTAAAGCTGTtgtaacaaatgaatgaatgggttgATCCAGCATGaagaggtggcacagtggtgaagaatcctcctgccaaagcaggagatgcaggttctatccttggatcaggaggatctcctggaagaggaaatggcaacccattccacttcttacctgtagaatcccatggacagaggagcttcagtccatggggtcgccaagagttggacacaacttagcagacATGCATGAACCTGAATGAAGACCTCAGGCCTCCTCCCTGGGGTCCTGCAGAGCCTTGGGCAGTGTGGAGATGAGACTCTGAGGGGTCTGGTTGCACCCTGGGGTTGGGGAGGAAGAGGGCCAGGCAAACGGCATCTCACAGAAAGCCCCACTCACTGGGGAGGAAGCGTAGCTCCTCATCAAACAGCACCTGAAGGCCAGGCCTGGACAAGGGCAGAGGAGGAACACGGGCCAGGACACCGACCGGAGGTGTTGGCAGTCCCTCCCGCTGGAGTCAGCGGCCATCTGgcctggacagaggggcctctGCAGGTTCTGGCACCCCCCCCAAGCCGAGGCTGCCTCCCCGCTGCCTACCTGCGTCACTGGACCTGCCAAGGGTAGTCTGCACCCCTCTGCCAGGCCCAGTGGGGAAGGCTGGCAGAGCGGAGGGCTCTTGGTCCCTCTCACCACCTAGACTGGGGGATGGTCAAGAGAGCTCCTCTGTACCGGGAACTTGCAGTCAGGGTGGCTCTGAGGATGCTGGTTCAGAGCTCCCTGCAGCAGGGTGATGCCTGCCTCCAAGGAGAAGATTCTCAAGGGGAAGGTCTGAGGAGGGaagccccccaaccccgccccccccccagctATGTCCAAAAAGATTCAAGGAAGAATGAGTCTGATCCTGTTCTCACTGTTCCACCCAGCAGAGGCAAGCATTTAGAGAAcattttgtctataaaatggggggaATGACACTACCTACCTcggggcactgtgctaagtgttaAACCCTCCAGGGCAGGGGCTGAGCCTGGGCTCCAGAAACCTTTCCGGGCTGCTGCATCCCCTGCTCCTACTCTGACCCCAGGGCCAGGATCCTCTTTTAGCTGCAGGCTCTGCTTCCCTTTGCCAGCCCGCTTCCCAGGGATTGGGTTGAATCCAGTGGCTGGACCAAGCTGTCACCTGTCAAGAGGTGCCCAGAGCCGGCAGCTCCCACCTGAGTACCTGAGGGACACAGGATACTGCACATGTTActgtacactcacacacacacacacacacgggtatATGCacataaacatgcacacacatcatcCTGTACCCTCAGGCAGATAATGATAGAGCAAGACAGTGGGACCAAGGGCCTGGGCATCTCTACCTGGGCTGGCAGAGAGGTGGCGTCTGATGGCTCTTCTGCCCTCACCTGgctcctcctcttttcctttcgCCCTCTGAACTCCATCTCAGCATCTGCAGAGCCCAGCCTGTGACAGGTCAAACCTAAAATAgggggaactccctggcagttcagtagtTAGGAGTTCATActtccactgctgagggcccaggatTGACTCccagtccaggaactaagatcccacaaaaacaaacaaaagcatattaaagggatttccctggtggtccagtggttaagagaccatctgccagtgcaggggacacaggttccatccctggtccaggaagatcctacatgctgcggaGCGACTAAGCATGTGTGCCACTagtactgaagcctgcgtgccctggagcctgtgctcgacaacaagagaaaccactgcaatgagaagcctgcacaccgcaatgaagagtagcccctgctcgctgcaactagagaaagctcacgtgcagcaacgaagacccagcgcagccacaaataaattcactcattttttaTAAGTTAAGATAGGACCAGAGCAAGAATGAACTCCTGAGCCATGTCCAGGGCTCCACGTGGCCAGTCCCTGCTCAggggctgtgctgtgctcaggTTACCCAGAAAGAACCAACAGTCACAGCCTAGGGATTTTTTAGTTAATGAGAAGTTTGGTGCTGGAGCTTCTGGCTTCCCTTGACAGTGAGAACCAGCAAGGACTGAGAGATGCTCTATTCCACAGATGAGGGAAGGAAAGCCCAGAGGGGCCCAGGAACTGCCCGATGTCACGCAGCAATGGGACAGCAGAAATAGAACACAGCTCTGGTCTTCTATCTCCTAGCCCAGCAGCCAGGATCAGCTCCCATCCTCAACACCCCTCCTCTCTGCACTCTCTGACCTGCAACATATGCCTCCACTAGGAAAACCCTGGGTCTACCCATGCCTTTGCCCTgtgcctgccccccccccaccaggaGACTCAGCCTCCATTCTCTTTGAGAAGTAATTGTGTGTATAAGGTTTTGGTTCACCAAGAAGCATCTCCTTGGCTAGCACAGGAGGACACAGCTGGGCTCTGAGTCATTGAGACTTGGAGTCAAAGCTCAGCACTGACATTCACTTGGCTGTGATGCTGGACCACTGGGGCCACCCCCTCTGTGCCTTGAtatcctcatctgtgaaatgggctgcAAAGATTTAcattgtgggtttgtcataaggGTTAAATGAGGTAAGGTATGTGTGCACGTGGCTAACATATGCTAAGCACTAATGACAGGCTAGATACACATGTTATCTTGTTACCTGATGCCCAGGTTTCAAAAGGAAAGTTTCCAGGGTAGCACTTGGCACACCTCCATATGTCATCCTTCCCAAATCAGCTTACAATTCCTCCTGGATGAGCTCCCAGAAGTGGAGTCATCCTCTCCCCTTGGAATGAGGATGCCCAGCCATGCCCAGGGGGATGTGGTGTGGGGGTGGGTGCCTGGCAGTGAGCAGGGGCACCACCGCAGACCCAGAAGAGAGAACCCTCAGCAGTTAGACTGGAGGGTGGGAGGTTTTGTGCCTCTTTTTTCCTGCAGTGTTGAACATTGCATGCTCCTCTGCTGCCATCTGCTGGTCAGTGATATAAGGGCAGGCGGGCTCACGCCCTAAGGGCTGGCGCATTCCATCAGGAAACTTTGAAATAGTTACAGCGAGGGGTTCAGTGAACtgaagttcaattcagtcactcagtcgtgtccgactctttgcaactccatgaaccacagcaccccaggcctccctgtccaccaccaactcccagagtttacccaaactcatgtcggtgatgccatccaaccatctcattctctgtcatccccttctcctcctgacctcaatctttcccagcatcagggtcttttccaatgagtcagctcttcacatcaggtggccaaaggactggagtttcagcttcagcctcagtccttccaatgaacacccaggactgatctcctttaggatggactggttggatctccttgcagtccaagggactctcaagagtcttctccaacaccacagttcaaaagcatccattcttcagcactcagtcttctttatagtccaactctcaagtccatacataactactggaaaaaccatagccttgactagacgaacctttgttggcaaagtaatgtctctgatttttaatatgctgtctaggttggtcataactttccttccaaggagttaagcgtcttttaatttcatggctgcagtcaccatctgcagtgattttggacccaaaaaaataaaagccactgTGTCtacatttccccatctatctgccatgaagtgatgggaccagatgccatgatcttagttttctcaatgttgagctttaagccaactttttcactctcctctctcactttcatcaagaggctttttagttcctcttctttttctgccataagggtgatgtcatctgcatatatgaggttattgatatttctcccagcaatgttgataccagcttatgcttcatccagcccagtgtttctcatgatgtactctgcatgtaagttaaataagcagggttgacgtacttgacttactccttttcctatttggaaccagtctgttgttccatgtccagttctaactgttgcttcctgacctgcatacagatttctcaagagacaggtcaggtggtctggtattcccatctctttcagaactttccacagtttgtggtgatccacacagtcaaaggctttggcatagtcaataaagcagaaatagatgttttcctgaaactctcttgcttttcaatgatccagcggatgttggcaatttgatctctggttcctctgccttttctaaaaccagcttgaacatctggaagttcatggttcacgtattgctgaagcctggcttggaga includes:
- the SPPL2C gene encoding signal peptide peptidase-like 2C; translation: MACLGFLLFFLLLFLLASTAAQGEYGVVHVVSDNWSKDYCILFRSDYVTLPRDLQHAPLLPLHDGTGTPWCPGQDSSHQAHPDSSASQRPLHRTTAMVMRGNCSFYDKGWLAQGRGAHGLLIVSRVSGQQCSDITPVAQNPRKPLPDLTIPVAVLRYTDMLDILSHTHGGNGVHVALYAPPEPILDYNMVVIFLLAVGTVAVGGYWAGVTEAERLQRRRARGGGGPGGHPPQGALAARRGPEDDDEDAPVDFTPAMTGAVVTMSCSIMLLLYFFYDCFVYVMIAIFGLGAGTGLYSCLVPVVRHLPVWRDQRPRPGRRARLQLPLLLLAGLCLVVTALWVAYRNEDRWAWLLQDTLGVAYCLFVLRRMRLPTLQSCASFLLALLVFDVFFVFITPLLTRTGESIMVGVASGPADSLSHERLPMVLKVPRLSFSALTLCDQPFSILGFGDIVVPGFLVAYCHRFDVQIRSRQVYFAACTAAYAAGLLVTFLAMAFMQMGQPALLYLVSSTLLTSLAVAACRQELALFWTGQVRAKALTRPVPGFCSAPSVGSEQKWEHAADTHRVWEFEGATISTLAGDLDSSLGEGTAETVTISEDEATSPEGHSDSSEGWSDANLEPNDLSSTPSGASEELLPLMPTAMLIPLRPPPSELGHIQAQAQAHAHEASLPWTGLHKRNGLKVKKSMSTQAPL